A section of the Citrus sinensis cultivar Valencia sweet orange chromosome 8, DVS_A1.0, whole genome shotgun sequence genome encodes:
- the LOC107174666 gene encoding uncharacterized protein LOC107174666, which yields MSRRRGKLIVDKSDEEVDDSYPNLLRPIDPLYSFSNVGPSINRDTLEYPRPETILASPDYQPIGNRGGQASGSGENHGSEGAGVPEEDGDGKESSSEQSRPYKKRNLGHRMEADAYPIDYITCATTHTDLLKLRNLYNIPEDVLLAILGKGNVPNRPSKGHVTLHLESFKLGARLPLQPYFVRILGGMHLAPDSWGLIKRLDDDPLFKVEIGLVNSSTCHDLLSSTNLVGSRLVDVAAGMNNKILSAMSKKRTRRLGDFSNPPIP from the exons ATGTCAAGACGAAGgggaaaattaattgtagATAAGAGTGATGAGGAGGTAGATGATTCGTACCCCAACCTGCTAAGACCCATTGATCCCCTATACTCTTTTAGCAACGTAGGCCCTTCTATTAATAGGGATACCCTCGAGTACCCTCGTCCTGAGACCATTTTGGCTTCCCCTGATTATCAGCCTATTGGAAACCGCGGTGGACAAGCGTCAGGTTCTGGTGAAAATCACGGTTCTGAGGGGGCTGGGGTCCCTGAGGAAGATGGTGATGGCAAGGAGAGCAGTTCCGAGCAGAGCAGACCCTATAAGAAGAGAAACCTCGGTCATAGGATGGAGGCAGATGCTTACCCTATTGACTATATTACTTGTGCCACTACCCACACTGACCTGCTCAAGCTAAGAAACCTTTATAATATCCCTGAGGACGTCCTCCTTGCTATCCTTGGGAAAGGTAATGTTCCCAATCGGCCTTCTAAGGGGCATGTGACACTACATCTAGAGAGCTTCAAGTTAGGGGCTCGGTTGCCCCTTCAACCTTATTTTGTCAGGATATTGGGTGGCATGCATCTAGCTCCAG ACTCGTGGGGTCTGATCAAGCGACTCGACGACGATCCGCTGTTCAAGGTGGAAATTGGTCTAGTGAACTCATCTACCTGTCACGATCTCCTGTCGTCAACAAATCTTGTTGGGTCTCGCCTAGTGGACGTAGCTGCTGGGATGAATAACAAGATCCTTAGCGCTATGTCAAAGAAACGTACTCGGAGGTTAGGTGACTTCAGCAATCCCCCAATTCCTTGA